The genomic window CCTTGGATGTGTCCCAAGATATATTATGGTTTTCTGAAAAATAAAGATATTCTGGTGTGAGACCAATTGCTGGTGTTCCTGACAATCCAAATTAATATTTGGATGGCAACCTGGCTACTGGGTTTATAACTCCTCTAAGTATGCCAACCAGATCTTTGTGATCCAGGAAATTGAGTTAACTTTCAATTTTTTGTTTGCTTTTatttcttcctcctcttcattTGCAATGTTCTCTCTTTATCTTGTTTCAGGTGTGCATATGTTGTGCAAATAAATTTATGTTTTCTAGGATACTAGTAAATGATGCCACCATAAATATTGGTAATAGAATTTGTTAGGAAGTCAAGTGAGAAGTGAGATTCAACTAACTTAGCTTGATTCAACTGGATCTTAAAATGATAAGTAATCAACCACTCAAATAGTGGCCATGCATTTCCTACAAAATGCCATAATCAAGTTTTTTATGAATTGGGCCTTGTGTGCAGGGATTCCATGTTTGAATATTGAGTAGTGCATCCCAAAAATTCGAAGTTGAGCAAGTATAATATTGTGGATTCTCCCTCTCTCTAAGAATAATAACAATATTGGCTTTAAGTAATTGGTATGCCGATCTTTGGCATTATTAAACCTATAAAAGAAGCCTGTATAGAGCTGATAGAaccataaattaaaatataggttCTTCTAGATGATACGTGAGACAAATATGTCTCATGATCATATAAACTATGTTGGCATTATCAAACCTATAAAAGAAGCATGTGATAGAGTTAATAGAGACAAAAAAATAATAGTTTCTTTTAGATGATATGTGAGACAAATGTGGCTTGATCACATAAACTGTGTTCCACTGACTGAAAACTAATGCAGAGATAGCATAGAATAAAAAAAACTGTTGAGCTGGAGGGATTTACACCTGTGACCTCCAACAAACCCAAGCTTTAATACCATGCTAGGTAATCAATTAATCCCAAAAGCTTAAGCTGATAGGGAAAAGATCAATAATATATATCATGCTTAATAATAGTGAatcaattagataattttttttaaaaaaatattttagatatacaTTAATTCATGGCATCAATTTATATTCAATATAAATGTCACAACTCAAAACCTCATCCAAAAAGTTAACCGGAAGATACTATTTGGATTTCTTAACTATgcataggttcttaaggtctatTTAGTGCATAGCTAATATGTCTATATAATCCTCACATACTCCCTTAATTTGAATCCAAATATCCTTTCTAGGTTTAGGATGCAAATGCAGTTAAATGTAATCACAAGCATGATGATCAGCCCACGGTCAGCTCTAATGGATCAATACTATAATATTCCTTGGTtccaggatctcatccaaaaaaaaattaattgaaagatattatttagattttttaaccTTATATAAGTACAATAAATTTATCATACCGATGTGGAACTAAATACATATTTGTATAGATTTTCACAATAAGTGCATTAGATAAGTAAAAATAGCAACAAATATATTTCTACTCATAGAAATATGGATTTCCTCTTTTTGAGCTGCTTTGTATTCCGGTAATGCAATAGATTAAGAGGTGCAATATACACAATAGTGAGTCCCTAACAACCATTGGATTATTGTCCTGAAAAGATTTGAAATGATATTATGACCACAactttcaattttcaaaaaaaatgcacCCAACCTTTTATTGGATAAGAAAATACTAAGAAAACAAAAATGCATCGTAAAAAACACTCTACAATACAATGCTGAATGACTATCATCAGAAAATAGATAGCTATTATAAAAGATAGCTTTATGTGTCATATATGGCATGTCACTGTTGATAGCCATCCATCTCTTCATAGCGAtcattaaatatgatataatactTTATAGTGCAATTATAAAAAGACAcgcacttctcttcttcttctagcCTTCCACAAACCATTGAGGATCCCGGGTCTATTATAAAACCTTTACTTGtacatctttttttctccttttgggGTCATAACTCTATACAATTAACACAGAAACCTTTATTTGCCTTCTACCAAATACACAAACTCTTTAGCGTGAATTACGAGTTCACCGGTCACTCAAATTTTAGACGGGATTTCACGTCTTTTATCCTTGAGGTCATCCCACGTTGGCAGGAAAACATCAAGCCTTGCTCATAGTTTGGTTATACATAGTTTTCAAATTAGAGTGGCAGCTGAAAGAAGACATGCTGGATTTAGGCTGTGCACCGTGGTATCCATCAACATCTCTAACCTTTGTTATAAATGCCATTAAATGGATGCAGAGGGTCTCTCGTACCCTTCGCCAAGGCCATGGATCCCTGTACTTGCCTGTGAACCAGTCCAAACTGCTACTGTCTATTCCGGGATCATGGGAGGAGAGGACTATCTAGAGTGCTAGGTGTCTTTATAtaattaattgatttttttttttgtagaccaAGAGAGTTGCATGGGCAAAATTAGAGTTAGTTGACAACTAAAACAAATAACCATCTTATGCTAGCCAACCACATTGTGCCATTAGTGTGGTGAATTAAaactttattaatttattaattccaAGTGTTATgatcttatttaaaaaaattcatcagaaaatattatttagatttcatGATTCGTATAATCAACTAAAATCTACTCAGTATATAACTAATTTATAACTAAATACATACTTGCACGGATTTTCATATAGTCTCTCTTTTAAGCTCTGGCATCCCGTTAAGCTAATGGGTAAAATCTAttcaaatctaatcaagtatcacAATCGGCCCATGATCAGTCCCAATGGGCCTGTATTGCAGCATTTCCTAATCTATATAGGTCATGAGCCGGATCCACTCTAATACTATTTGTCACAATCTAGAAACTCATCCAATAGATTaactgaaaaatattatttagattttttgactCTATATACATATCCAAGATCTATTTAGTACACAGCTGATGTAGAATTAAATATATACTTGCATGGATCCTCACACTTAAAACTAGCTTAGTAGAAGAAATATTAGATGGTCCGCCATCAAGGCTTAGTGAAGCAAATCGCATCCATCATCACTGCAACAAAAGAAAGCACCAAGTCTTGCTTGCTTGGACCAAGTAGGTGATATTTTTATTTTGCAGTCTCAGTCAAAGGGAGAGGAATCTGAGATGGTCTACCCAAATTACCAGCCTATCCATGAGCAAGTATTGCTTGGTAGTTGGCTGCTTGGTTCCTTACTTCCTCTCGCCAACTACAAGCCTCATATGGCAGAACATGCAGGACTGCAGGCTTGCCTTCCCAGCAATCACATCCCACATGCCTTTCCTAGAATCCAGTCATGGGGCTCTTTCCACCTTGATAGGGATTGAAGACACTTTGAGGAACAAAGATGGCAACCTTAGTTGCTCGGAAAGACATGGCTGGTAGGTCGAATCATTACTCGTAACCATCGATCATTTCGATCCTTTTGCAGAGACTGTTCTTCATCAAGATATCACTCTCCTTTTTCCTTGATGTGAAGACCTTACCAAATTCTCTTGGTAAGTAAACCCCTAGCTTTCTGAGGGAAGACAAGGCAGGGAAATTAAGATGGAAATTTTTGCTCGCAGTTGACTAATACTTTTGTTATCTTCATATTCAATCACTGTGGCCTAATCACTTTAATGAAGATATTTAATGTTaaccagcttttttttttttttttactagctCTCTTGCTTCTTTGTCACGAGTTTTAGGAAATCCTCCATCTAAATACTGCTATCGTATGCCGGAGCTTTGATCTTTGTCAAGCAATGACCAGTTCCATTTCCTCACTCTCTTAATTGTGACCAGTTCGGGCTTGAAGTAGTTACTTGAGTCAGAGTTGCTTACATTACTCTTACTGCATGTATAATAAGTGGTCATAAAGTATTAATCATTGACAAAACTATGATACTCAGGTTTACTGTTGCGTATGAAATTATATAGACAAGTTCCCATAATCAACTGCTTAAACTTTCTCATGCATTAagacttattttcttttttttttttttttgttttaatggGGGGTGGGGGGAGTTGGCAGTTGGGGGTGCATTTTTAGAACATACGTGCTGTTCAATGTCCTTTAGCTCTTTTGCTTGTTCTCTAATAAAATGTAGAAAGCTGCCTCCATTTGACCGTATGTTCATACAGGGTTTGAAAGGAGAAACAATTAGaatgactgcaggaaaacttgtcatatattataataaaaacatATACAAAAGAAATTAATGCTAACAATACAAGAAAGCAACCAACTAAGTTGAAGAGAAATTCTGGATAGACTCGACATTTCCAAAATTCTAGCTAACATACAAAGAGAGACAGGCACAGCCATATAAACTCAAGTTATGAGAAGAAAGAAGTCGGAAGGCACCCATGCTCCAAATGAAATTGCAATTTAATTATCTTCTCATGGATCAGAGGAACCTCGCTTGAAGGAAAATAGAAGGACTAAAACAAACAGCAGTTCATCAAGGGGCTTCTTCCTCATCAGATGTAGAAAATCCATGAAAGTGCAATGCGATATTCATATTGAAATGACCAATGTCAAAGTTTCATAGCCactgaaagaaggaaaaaaaaaaaaaaaaaggagcccaTGGTTCATGTCTACCAAACTCCTTAAGCTACATCACCTTGCCAATTGCGAACTGACGAGAGAGAAAAATCTGAAAGACTAACACAAGAAAAGATAGTCATAACAATATTCTACCATCTAAATCCATCTCTAGAATCGGCATTGGGCATCGGCAAACCATGATAAAGTCAGAGAAAAGCAAGAGAGGGAGTGGAATCAGCGGTCATTCAAGCTGGAGAGGGGGGCTCTTCTTAGCCAAGTTATGCTTGTTGTTGTGCATCCACACCTTGAGGACCCTCCTCTTAACCCCAATCTCCTGGCAGAACTGCTGCACCACACTCTCCTCCTGCTTCTGGAGCCTCCACCCCACCTTCTCAGCAAAGCTCAGCATCTTCTCCTTCTGCTCCGGTGTGAACTTGGTCCTGAACCTCTTCTTCACCATGGGAGGCCTCACCATGGCCCCACCACCGACCCCTTCCATCTCATCAGACTCAGAGGTCTGCAGGGCGCCCAGGGGCATGATCATGTGGTGTGGTGATGGCCTTGGAATGAGGCTGTTGCCAGCAGGAGCATAGCCAAATGCCTCTGGCCCTGAGATCAGGAGTCCCTTCTGGCCCAACATCTTCCTTCCCTTGAGGTGGTGGAAGCAGTCACAGGAGGAGGACTCCCCTTCTACATCTTTCCTGTGGAAGTTCCTGTGGCAGTTGCAGGCAGAACACTTCAAGGCCTCCAGTGTGCCCTCCTCACCACTTGGCATGAACTCACCACAGCCATCAGTGGCAGTGCCACCAATGGAGGCTGCATGGTTCTTGAGGCACTCCCTGTACCTCACCACCACTCCTTTCTTGGTGCTGTAGGGGATGGCAGGGTGGTGCTGGTGTTCCTCTGATGTGGCTGTGGACAAGGGAGGAGGAGGGGGGGTCCATTGGgagggtggtggtggtggagggGAGGGGTATCATGGATGATGGTGTGGCCATGGTCTGACCATGGCCTCCAACATATGTGCTGGTTATTGGGATTGGGATCTCTCCTTCATGGCCAGAAAGATCCATTCTTTCTTactcaccctctctctctctttgctaattcttttttttttttactgctcTTTTTTGGCCTGGACACCAAAAGGAAAAGGTCAAGGACAGAGAGAGAATTAGACCACTCAAATGAGAAAAATATCAGCTGTGGCTAAGGTCTGAGGTTCTTGGGACTCTAAATAAACTAATAATGAACCCACTTGCCCATTTTCTTCTGTTTTGGCAGAAAGACACTGGAAAATTGGAAGCTCTGAGATTCTAGAGAACCTTATCTAGATACTCTTCAAACTATTCCCAACCTTAAAAACCTAACAGAAGAGGAAGATAGATACATGAGCCTTGCAAACAGAATGGGAAACAGATAGAAGAAGAGCACTGGCTTGTGCTTGCAAGAACTCTATGCAAGTGGAAGAATAAGAAAGGCACTATGGAATTGGAATGAGAATGGAAAGTCTTTGTTGATTGTAGACCAGTTCTTTCCCTTTTTCCTTGGAGGGTTTACCAAGATCCAGAGTCTAAGACCCAAAGACACCTAACCTAAGAAGTCTCTTGTGCGGGTGCTGGGGGGTAAATTTTTTTCCAGTCATGAGGAAAACAACAACAACTTGAACAGTGCCTAAGGACTTGGTCTTCCAATGCTCATTTCATTGTCTCAAAGTACAACATAAGAACAGAAGCAGAACAGCTCCATGTGATGGTTGGAGTCATGCAACGATGCAGAatgttgaagaacctaagacaaaaCGTACCCACCTTCCCCCCCCACCccaacaacacacacacacacactctctctctcttatacTCCAGAGAGAAAAACTAACCGAGTATGGAGATTACCAGAAGGAAACCATGGTATTCCACCTGTGACTTGGAGGTGATGTGCAATGAATTCTCCAATACTGAATTCCCTGGCAAGATGAAGGTATGGGAAGAACTTAAGAGTGGGAGGCAGGGGAATAAACAAAGAAAATCACCATGGGATGGaagaagtgagagagagagagagaggaaatgaAGGTGTTTTGGTTGAAGGGTTGTGGTTGGGGGACACTAAACAAGAGGCTTATAGCAGTAGTGAGAGAGCACAAAGGTTGGAacaaaatagaaagagaaaaaggagaattTTTACAGGACAAAAGAGGAGGCCAGAGAGAGTTTTAGGGGGTTGTGATAAAAATAAAAGTGTGGGGTGTTTGCTTTGCTTGCACTATCAGGAATCAAGCTTACGCCATAGAtgtggggagagagagagagagagagagaggactgtAGTGTCAGAGGGGGATGCAGAGGggggggggaagagagagagagagagagagagagagagggagacacAGAGCTATAGTTCCCCCACATGAATTTGAAAAGAGAAATTAAACTCAACTACCAAAATACCCTCTCAAGAAATTAAATGACCAAGCCTTTTTGTTATTCTTGAGTGGACCAAAATGCCCACTGTCAAAATAACCAAAAACCCCTCATAAGCTACAAGTTTTCCTTCTATTCCTCAAGAGCTCTGGCCTTTACACAGTTTGGCCAGGACAGTGGGACAGCGTTGGTGAAGATGATCATGGGATAGAATTAAATGCTGTGGTGTTGGATCATATTCCACTCATGAAGAAATTAAATACaagatttttcattttttttgttacTTATAAAGAGATTAAATATAAGTTTTCTAATTCTTTTTTGTTAATACTAAAATGACTGTAATGTCCTTAGATTAATTCAGTGCATCATTGCATGGTGAACCATTCTCCTTAGGAGATGAAGATTAGTGCACCTCACAAGTCACAAGTTGATGGTGGTGGGGTGAAGTTTCAAATACGCAATGAGTTGATGGAAGATAGAAGAAAGTCTCCAAGGGAATTCACTAGTGCTTTCCATTTCAGACATCAGTTCTGTtccaagattttttttaaaactttggTCAGCACATCCCAAGAGTAAAGACCGCAAAGAATTATTCCATACGTGTGTCATAGGACTTAAGTCATTTCAGattatgtcaaacatcttatgatTGGTTGGATGGCTTATTTTTAACCATGCACGAGATTAGGATAGACAGCAATTGGTTTCTTGTGTCCTACTTTTAATTTCTTGGGACCCtaccaaataaaaagaagatTGAACAAAAACATGAGTATGTAATCATGTTCAACTCTTCATCTTTGAAAGATGAGACAGGGATAGCCAAGGACAGCAATAAGACATACTAAATGCACATAAGATGGTCTGGACCTGCATTATTCTTTCAGCTTTATATCATCCAAATGTCTCCTAGGTTGGAAAGAATGTTCTCCATCATAATATATCTTGTTCTTTAGAACAAGATACGTGGAGATCCTGGAATATGTTTTAAGAAAGAAGAGGACATGAAAACTTTTACAAGGAATTTCGGCATAGAACAATGTTGTTTCATCAATCCCTATTTTTGCatttactttttaaaaattagtctcttttcctttttgtttcaTATCTTTTACATCGATATCACTTTATTCTTCACTATCTGCTTCTTTATTCTACTTAGCCTTGTTCAAAGATCCTTCTCCTTTTTGTGAACTATAAGaagcttaattaattttagaagcctttattcaaaaaattatttcaaaaatcatCGGAATAGGTTTCTTCcttccttccttcttcttctttcttttcttttttttttttttttttaatatcaactCAACTAATGGATGGAATAGTTAATATGTTTTCGAACTGGCCAGATCTTTAAACAACTTTGAAAAGAGAACTGTTATTGCTTTTCTTCAACTTAAGAATATGGCAAGCGCTACACCCTAACAAATGCTTACCTTTGATCAGTCTTTCTCATAGAAATGTTAGTACAAAGCTATTCTATTTTtcctaatataaaattaattcaacCACAGAGTTACATAAAGATCTTAGTTATATTGGTTCTAACTTTCTAATCAATTGTCTAACAAAGGTAAAAGAATTTGGACCAGCGCTGAACAATTTTGAAAAACGATGACATGCCAATGCATGAGACAAATACTTATGGGCCACATCTCCAAGGGATCAAATTCCTGATGTCTCCTTTTGATCTTtaacaaaaacaacaacaacaactgaAGTTATTGATTCTGAGCTATTCTATGATTCTATCACTTTGCAGCTTCTAGGATCAAGGCAAAGTTTTCCTGACCATTCAATAATTCACAAGCTTTTGTGGCTTTACATATTAAATGCCATTAAAAAAAGTGTGCTTCTTGTGTgtgtacagagagagagattagGATAGGAAAGCATGTGGTGGGGAATTAATTTGGAAGGACTGACTGCAAGAGGGAAGAGGGGCAGTTGTGCCAGCAAATTTAATGGGATTTTGATGACACAGTAGTGATCACACACGTCAAAGGCTCCCAGCCCAATTCAGATTTCTTAGCTGAACACATCATCCCATCCCAATCAGTGACAGATGGAGAGTCCAACCCAAGGCTGAACTGTACTCTTATCTCATCTCCTTTTATGGGGTGTGAGACAACCTTATCACTTCCCTCCCCACTGTTCAACCACACATCCCAATAAAAACATAAGCCTCCCTCTCTAACCCCTAATCCCCTTCCCTTTCCATTCCCTTCCTTTTCATTAGCTTCTTCCCCCTGTTAATTCCAACGGTTGCTtttgaagttttaaaaatttAGTGGGCAATTTGCAAATTTCTATGGAATATTGGTATGAGATGTAACTTTGCTTAAGGTGAAAAGATAGGAAAAGTAGGAGTTCTGTGTAAAAtatctcttatttttttaatttcatcgaTCTTCAAAGGCATGCCAAATTTCTTTTAGACCTTCTAACACTGTTCgaaaataatatgataaatatgaggggaaaaaaaatattatctcttGGTGATTCACACCTAGTAGCTCGCAAACATTCTATAagtctcaaaagaaaatccatataaggaattaattaaaaaatgttCTTTGCTATAATACCCTAAGCAATTTTTATGCATTAGAAAATAGTCAATTAGCCAAATCCGGAAAGAAGGGCTAATGAATTGCTCTCATTTCACGTATAAATGAACAAATGTAGATTTTGCATGATACACTTCACATAGAACATAACTCTTGTGAGTCATGAGTTCTCAAATTGCATGTGGACCGAGAGCATCACAATTCATGAGGGTTACTGGATGTGAGGTAATCTATGTCATGTACCCCACTAAGTTGAGAATTCGTACACAATCTAAAACCTAGATTGGCCTCGATCAAGTCTAAAAATGTTGCTTGAGCTTGATTTGTTTTCTAATCAATGAGGTTGGCTGTTCCAGCCACTTAATAAATCAAAGCCCTAGgccattcaaaaaaataaaaagaaaaaagaaaccaaAGCCCTAGATGTTCGTGGAATGATAAGAAGCTTGGCTGATTTGTAGGCAGATATCCAGCAGTGTTCAGGTGTACCATCCATGGATGGACCACAGTCAGATGCTCCTGCCAGTGTTGCTGATCCTTTAATGATCATGAAGGAAAGGTGGGAGATAATATAATGCTCCACATTAGGACCATTAGGTTGATGTGGTCACTGGGCATTAGATACCCGGGACCGCTACATGGCAATACAGCCGCGGACGCAAGAATTTTATACACCTTAGGAGATATTTATCGAACCGTCCATTTGTGTGATTGTGTCCGTCTATGTCTTCCACCACTCAATTTGAGGATGGGGCTAAAGAAATCCTGTGCAATTAAAACATTATGAAATGGGGATGTAATTCCACTTACGTGCCAATacccgtaaaaaaaaaaaaaaaaaaaaaattattgaagtaTCCAGATCTAAG from Elaeis guineensis isolate ETL-2024a chromosome 9, EG11, whole genome shotgun sequence includes these protein-coding regions:
- the LOC105051563 gene encoding LOW QUALITY PROTEIN: zinc-finger homeodomain protein 2 (The sequence of the model RefSeq protein was modified relative to this genomic sequence to represent the inferred CDS: inserted 1 base in 1 codon; deleted 2 bases in 1 codon), producing the protein MDLSGHEGEIPIPITSTYVGGHGQXHGHTIIHDTPPLHHHHPPNGPPPPPLSTATSEEHQHHPAIPYSTKKGVVVRYRECLKNHAASIGGTATDGCGEFMPSGEEGTLEALKCSACNCHRNFHRKDVEGESSSCDCFHHLKGRKMLGQKGLLISGPEAFGYAPAGNSLIPRPSPHHMIMPLGALQTSESDEMEGVGGGAMVRPPMVKKRFRTKFTPEQKEKMLSFAEKVGWRLQKQEESVVQQFCQEIGVKRRVLKVWMHNNKHNLAKKSPPLQLE